The following proteins come from a genomic window of Alkalinema sp. FACHB-956:
- a CDS encoding ATP-binding protein, whose protein sequence is MNLSTQCYWGAALIQVDFNPEVSNKVADSRDSAALGSTVWGTQALGSMELAARFHAFRDALDDWLEGYLDQGLTQESTESESNEPQGDSDHELPLLQTLVEAIARFLTGEEVAIALDPTFRSLLAPFPSSGNHYRATTYYTPNSSDSNYSSPPPCTPNSSPGNPSDHTHTSGNTSGNTSGNTHTSDNTNTSGNTIDYKIDACCLDSCFFNAASFNATSFNATGFNASSLNPSSLNPSSPNPYSENSRPGTIQLTLNQAIASETLRLWEAQDCCWAWRLMAQGQEIGWLIGRPQIMDTALLEAIPQTSRKAFIQRVAQLVGQGLGRYRSYNQLQLQTQTLQVRNQELQQISQLKSEFLANTSHEIRTPLSSILGFTHLLREQGFNPGSLRHQEYLKIILTSGQHLLALINDILDLSKIEANQLDLNWESVEIEPLCRTVLLLVKEKASDRGLSLKLNIPADLLPLKADPLRLKQMLFNLLSNALKFTAVGTVGLRVVQENGWTRLTVWDTGTGISPEQQSLLFKPYQQLPNAVASPTEGTGLGLALTQKLAELHGGWVELESELNQGSAFTVVIPIDSACAPAPVQAINSAISPPEGSEGNSQGNSEASSEASSESTADRGQPPVALGSRAASQPIAPTQPQETLQMRGEILLVEDNLYNGQLLMAYLGRLGYHIVWAKDAEEMWQSLHHALPHLILMDINLPEVDGLTLIRQLRSQNSYQELPIIAQTAMAMSGDRETCMTAGATEYIAKPIDLKKLASLVAQYTTH, encoded by the coding sequence ATGAACCTTTCGACTCAGTGTTACTGGGGGGCTGCCCTAATTCAAGTTGACTTCAACCCTGAAGTCTCCAATAAGGTTGCCGACTCTCGGGATTCTGCGGCTCTAGGCTCTACGGTATGGGGCACGCAGGCACTGGGTTCTATGGAGCTCGCAGCAAGATTTCATGCCTTTCGGGATGCATTGGATGACTGGCTAGAAGGCTATCTTGACCAAGGGCTAACCCAGGAAAGTACCGAGAGCGAAAGCAACGAACCGCAGGGCGATAGTGATCACGAGTTACCTCTGCTCCAAACCCTAGTCGAGGCAATTGCCCGATTTCTGACCGGAGAAGAGGTGGCGATCGCCCTAGATCCTACGTTTCGGAGTCTCCTGGCACCCTTCCCTTCCTCGGGCAACCACTATCGAGCCACTACCTATTACACTCCAAATAGTTCAGACTCAAATTATTCATCTCCTCCACCCTGCACTCCCAATAGCAGCCCAGGCAACCCATCAGACCATACCCATACATCAGGTAATACGTCAGGTAATACATCAGGCAATACCCATACATCAGACAATACCAATACATCAGGCAATACAATAGATTACAAAATTGACGCCTGTTGTTTGGATTCCTGTTTTTTTAACGCGGCTAGTTTTAACGCTACTAGTTTTAACGCCACTGGTTTTAACGCTTCTAGTCTTAATCCTTCTAGTCTTAATCCTTCCAGCCCTAATCCCTATAGCGAGAACTCACGCCCTGGAACAATTCAATTGACGCTGAACCAAGCGATCGCCTCTGAAACGTTACGACTGTGGGAAGCGCAAGATTGCTGCTGGGCTTGGCGGCTCATGGCTCAAGGCCAGGAAATTGGCTGGTTGATTGGGCGTCCGCAGATTATGGATACGGCTCTTCTAGAGGCCATTCCTCAGACCAGTAGAAAGGCATTTATTCAACGGGTTGCTCAGTTGGTTGGGCAAGGTTTAGGTCGTTATCGATCGTATAACCAACTGCAATTACAGACCCAAACACTGCAAGTTAGAAACCAGGAACTGCAACAGATTAGTCAACTTAAAAGTGAGTTTTTAGCCAATACCAGCCACGAAATTCGCACCCCCTTAAGTTCCATTCTGGGCTTTACCCATCTTTTACGGGAACAGGGGTTTAACCCCGGCAGTCTACGCCATCAGGAATATCTCAAAATTATTCTCACCAGTGGCCAACATCTCTTGGCTTTGATTAACGACATTCTCGATCTTTCCAAAATTGAAGCCAATCAACTGGATTTGAATTGGGAGTCGGTGGAGATTGAACCGCTCTGTCGAACTGTGTTATTGCTAGTCAAGGAAAAAGCCAGCGATCGGGGCTTGTCTCTTAAACTGAACATCCCGGCAGATTTGCTGCCCCTGAAGGCCGATCCCCTGCGACTGAAGCAAATGCTGTTTAACTTACTGTCTAATGCCCTCAAGTTTACGGCGGTCGGTACTGTAGGGTTGCGGGTGGTGCAGGAGAACGGTTGGACGCGGTTAACGGTGTGGGATACGGGAACTGGCATTTCTCCAGAACAGCAAAGTTTGCTCTTTAAGCCCTATCAGCAACTGCCCAACGCAGTGGCAAGCCCAACGGAAGGCACAGGATTGGGATTGGCGCTGACTCAAAAGTTAGCCGAACTGCATGGGGGTTGGGTGGAGTTGGAATCGGAATTGAATCAGGGTTCGGCCTTTACAGTCGTGATTCCGATCGACTCTGCCTGTGCCCCAGCGCCCGTTCAGGCTATAAATTCTGCCATCTCTCCGCCAGAAGGTTCAGAAGGTAATTCACAAGGTAATTCAGAAGCGAGTTCAGAAGCGAGTTCAGAAAGTACTGCCGATCGAGGTCAGCCACCGGTTGCTTTAGGCAGTCGAGCCGCATCTCAACCCATAGCCCCCACCCAGCCCCAAGAGACTCTACAGATGCGGGGTGAAATTTTGTTGGTAGAAGATAACTTATATAATGGTCAGTTGCTCATGGCCTATTTGGGTCGGTTGGGCTATCACATCGTCTGGGCTAAGGATGCTGAGGAGATGTGGCAATCTCTACATCATGCCTTACCGCATTTGATTTTGATGGATATTAACTTACCCGAAGTGGATGGTTTAACCTTAATCCGTCAGTTACGATCGCAGAATTCCTATCAGGAATTACCAATTATCGCTCAAACTGCAATGGCAATGTCGGGCGATCGGGAGACTTGCATGACCGCAGGGGCCACAGAGTATATTGCGAAACCGATCGATCTCAAAAAACTAGCGAGCTTAGTTGCCCAGTACACAACACACTAG
- a CDS encoding ABC transporter permease, whose translation MFGSIARITVIASNVFREVIRDRVLYLVGFYGITLILAQRLLPEIAASTEQKILPDLGLAAMQVLGLLLTVFVGTGLVNKEIEKRTVFVLIAKPVSRSEFILGKHLGLSGVLAVLVAIMTALYAGVMLLGRVEFNGLALLCHSAFLWLQLSLITAIAIGFGVFTSSLLAVLMTFSVYLMGSLSRDLVTLGKLSKNPAIEQVTRYLYMVLPDLSRLDLKNQLNYNLIPGTDILLANAGYGLLYIVLVLALASLIFERREF comes from the coding sequence ATGTTCGGTTCCATCGCGAGAATTACAGTCATTGCATCGAATGTCTTTCGGGAAGTGATTCGCGATCGCGTCCTCTATTTGGTTGGGTTCTATGGCATTACCCTCATCCTAGCCCAACGCCTGCTGCCCGAGATTGCTGCTTCCACCGAGCAAAAAATTCTGCCCGATCTAGGCTTGGCGGCCATGCAAGTTCTGGGTCTGTTGCTGACCGTGTTTGTAGGCACTGGGCTAGTGAATAAAGAAATTGAAAAACGCACGGTTTTTGTCCTGATTGCGAAGCCTGTCAGTCGATCGGAATTTATCCTGGGGAAGCACTTGGGATTGTCGGGGGTCTTAGCGGTTCTAGTGGCCATAATGACCGCACTTTACGCGGGGGTGATGCTGTTGGGGCGTGTGGAGTTTAATGGGCTTGCCCTCCTATGCCATTCTGCGTTTCTCTGGCTTCAGCTTTCATTAATCACCGCGATCGCCATTGGTTTTGGGGTCTTTACCAGTTCTTTGTTAGCGGTGCTGATGACCTTCTCGGTCTATTTGATGGGATCCCTCAGTCGAGATCTGGTGACTCTTGGCAAGCTGTCCAAAAATCCCGCGATCGAGCAAGTCACCCGCTATCTCTACATGGTGTTGCCCGATCTATCTCGGCTCGATTTAAAGAACCAATTGAACTACAATCTCATCCCTGGCACGGATATTCTGCTGGCCAATGCTGGATATGGTTTACTGTATATAGTTCTTGTACTGGCATTGGCTTCGTTAATCTTTGAGCGCCGAGAGTTCTAA
- a CDS encoding DUF5357 family protein, whose translation MKEFIQEIRNFLTPKQPASWQTLLLLSLFSSFIAFFTTSIAQNIISSCGWIFLILAAWWFVYEPPVKKALTFPGVFTQIFLGPWIISALICLFLFGSWGNFGQLTAITPPAFIVWPILAAFIGLIPNFIKTNGGSKTPEFTWPGKDKRQGMVLFLLSHVLVACWFQFYFLLQGWLSIYPSLLADDFTSSSFVVRVSNFDRGAPLGKDVLNTAESQLRSRLEKQNWSEIERWLFENKAQKQWVNDLESDVKKQLSQRWRLFEGQLWDLQGKVTTDRFDTGAMYNVQLDAVWQGPSSQQAGYYLTKTCEITPNRQFYRKAGAALPASRVVGRLKCNDVSRPIEIKPDSKPVGA comes from the coding sequence ATGAAAGAGTTTATTCAAGAAATTCGTAACTTTCTGACCCCTAAACAGCCTGCATCCTGGCAAACTTTGTTATTGCTGAGTTTGTTTTCGTCATTCATTGCCTTTTTCACCACCTCGATCGCGCAAAACATCATTTCATCCTGTGGCTGGATTTTCTTGATTTTGGCGGCTTGGTGGTTTGTCTATGAACCGCCGGTCAAGAAGGCTCTCACGTTTCCGGGCGTCTTCACCCAGATCTTTTTGGGGCCTTGGATTATCTCTGCCTTGATTTGTCTATTTCTCTTTGGCAGTTGGGGCAACTTTGGGCAATTGACCGCCATTACCCCCCCTGCATTCATTGTCTGGCCGATCTTAGCGGCTTTCATTGGCTTAATTCCCAATTTTATTAAAACCAACGGTGGCAGCAAAACCCCCGAATTTACCTGGCCCGGTAAGGATAAGCGCCAAGGCATGGTGCTGTTTTTGCTTAGTCATGTGTTGGTAGCCTGCTGGTTCCAGTTCTACTTTTTGCTACAGGGGTGGCTTAGCATTTATCCCAGTTTGCTTGCCGATGACTTTACCAGTAGCTCTTTTGTCGTGCGGGTTTCCAACTTCGATCGGGGCGCTCCCTTGGGCAAAGATGTGCTCAATACTGCCGAGTCTCAGCTGCGGAGCCGCCTAGAGAAGCAGAATTGGAGCGAGATTGAACGCTGGTTATTTGAAAACAAAGCCCAAAAGCAATGGGTCAACGATCTCGAAAGTGATGTCAAAAAACAATTGTCCCAGCGTTGGCGACTATTTGAAGGGCAACTGTGGGATCTCCAGGGTAAAGTCACCACCGATCGCTTTGATACGGGCGCAATGTACAACGTGCAATTGGATGCTGTTTGGCAAGGGCCGAGTTCCCAGCAGGCTGGCTATTACCTCACCAAAACCTGCGAAATTACGCCCAATCGCCAGTTCTATCGCAAGGCAGGGGCAGCCCTACCCGCAAGTCGTGTGGTGGGCCGTTTGAAATGCAACGATGTCAGCCGTCCGATCGAGATTAAGCCAGATTCTAAGCCTGTGGGTGCTTAA
- the fraC gene encoding filament integrity protein FraC: MPPITTFTDVLPLRAIAFQLLFLILAIAIEAAVLNVRLDLGRKVSMQYAASINLFTTVLGWVAFFVAEPLLPEPYRILVIDYVFFGIRSIPPIMIGLGFGIFLVTFLLKLQGIEWLELLLEKSTLPEKKGDESPKFKGRLRQQQTNPIFAPESNRPLAVLWANAFSFTAISIILAIRILVAQPPLPR; the protein is encoded by the coding sequence ATGCCACCGATCACCACTTTTACCGATGTTTTGCCCCTACGGGCGATCGCCTTTCAGCTCCTCTTTCTGATTTTGGCGATCGCTATCGAAGCTGCCGTCTTGAACGTGCGGCTGGACTTGGGACGCAAAGTGAGTATGCAGTATGCTGCTTCCATCAACCTTTTCACCACGGTGTTAGGTTGGGTAGCTTTTTTCGTCGCGGAACCCCTACTCCCAGAGCCCTATCGCATCCTCGTGATCGACTATGTCTTCTTTGGGATTCGATCGATTCCGCCCATCATGATTGGCCTAGGGTTTGGGATCTTCCTAGTCACCTTTCTGTTGAAGCTCCAGGGCATTGAGTGGCTAGAATTGCTCTTGGAAAAAAGTACACTCCCCGAGAAAAAAGGGGATGAGTCACCCAAATTTAAAGGTCGGCTTCGTCAACAACAGACAAATCCTATCTTTGCCCCGGAGTCCAATCGGCCTCTGGCGGTACTTTGGGCCAACGCCTTTAGCTTTACGGCCATCAGCATTATTCTAGCGATTCGCATCCTCGTGGCTCAGCCGCCGTTGCCGCGCTAG